One Vicia villosa cultivar HV-30 ecotype Madison, WI unplaced genomic scaffold, Vvil1.0 ctg.001763F_1_1, whole genome shotgun sequence DNA segment encodes these proteins:
- the LOC131636512 gene encoding probable polyol transporter 4: MMFQENGNGEMGLSGIPLGAKNKYLRMNSQVPDDNDDALHQQQLEDKRNSTRKYVIACAIFASLNNVLLGYDVGVMSGAVIFIKEDLNITEVQVEFLIGILSIVSLLGSLGGGRTSDIIGRKWTMALAAVIFQIGGITMTFAPSYQVLMIGRLLAGIGIGFGVMISPIYIAEISPNLTRGSLTAFPEIFINVGIMLGYVSNYAFSGLSVHISWRVMLAVGILPSVFIGFALFVIPESPRWLVMQNRIEEARSVLLKTNEDEKEVEERLAEIQQAAGFANSGKYENKPVWRELLFPPPALRWMLITGLGIQCFQQISGIDATVYYSPEIFQATGIEDKKKLLAATVAVGISKTVFILVAIVLIDKVGRKPLLITSTIGMTVCLFCMGATLSFFEKGPLVIGLGILFVCGNVGFFSIGLGPVCWVLTSEIFPLRVRAQASALGAVANRVCSGLVAMSFLSLSGKISFAGTFFLFSAISSLAIVFVFTIVPETKGKSLEQIEMMFQNEHESQVKEMELGDVEQLVQNKTGITN, translated from the exons ATGATGTTCCAGGAAAACGGGAATGGTGAAATGGGTTTATCTGGAATCCCCTTGGGAGCAAAGAACAAGTACTTGAGGATGAATTCCCAGGTTCCTGATGATAACGATGATGCTTTGCACCAACAGCAATTGGAAGATAAGAGGAACAGTACAAGGAAATATGTTATCGCATGTGCCATCTTTGCTTCTCTCAACAATGTTCTTCTGGGTTACG ATGTAGGTGTGATGAGTGGTGCAGTTATATTTATAAAGGAAGATCTAAATATAACTGAGGTACAGGTAGAGTTTTTGATTGGTATTCTTAGCATTGTTTCTCTGTTGGGTAGTTTGGGTGGTGGGAGAACATCAGATATTATTGGTAGAAAATGGACAATGGCATTGGCTGCGGTTATATTCCAAATAGGTGGAATTACAATGACTTTTGCCCCTTCCTATCAAGTACTCATGATTGGAAGATTATTAGCAGGGATTGGAATAGGGTTTGGAGTTATGATCTCACCTATATATATTGCTGAGATATCACCAAATCTCACTAGAGGCTCTCTTACTGCTTTTCCAGAGATTTTTATTAATGTAGGAATTATGCTTGGTTATGTATCCAATTATGCATTTTCTGGTCTTTCCGTGCATATAAGTTGGAGAGTAATGCTTGCTGTTGGAATTTTGCCTTCGGTGTTTATTGGTTTTGCTCTTTTCGTTATTCCCGAGTCGCCAAGGTGGTTGGTAATGCAGAACCGAATTGAAGAAGCTAGATCGGTCCTGTTGAAAACTAACGAAGACGAGAAAGAAGTGGAAGAGAGGCTAGCAGAGATACAACAGGCTGCTGGTTTTGCCAATTCTGGCAAATATGAGAACAAACCTGTTTGGCGTGAATTGCTGTTTCCGCCTCCTGCGCTTCGCTGGATGCTGATTACAGGTCTTGGAATTCAGTGTTTTCAACAGATTTCGGGAATTGATGCAACTGTCTATTACAGTCCAGAAATTTTCCAAGCAACTGGGATTGAAGATAAGAAAAAACTTCTAGCTGCTACGGTTGCTGTAGGTATATCAAAGACTGTTTTTATTTTGGTGGCCATTGTTCTTATTGATAAAGTTGGTAGAAAACCTCTTCTCATTACAAGCACAATTGGGATGACAGTTTGTTTATTCTGTATGGGAGCTACTCTTTCGTTTTTTGAAAAAGGGCCGTTAGTGATTGGATTGGGTATTCTTTTTGTTTGTGGAAATGTTGGATTTTTTTCTATTGGACTCGGCCCTGTGTGCTGGGTTTTGACATCTGAAATTTTCCCTTTACGTGTGCGTGCTCAAGCATCCGCTCTTGGAGCTGTGGCTAATAGGGTCTGCAGTGGCCTTGTTGCCATGTCTTTCCTATCTTTATCCGGGAAAATTTCTTTCGCTGGAACATTCTTTCTGTTTTCCGCTATTTCTTCCCTTgccattgtttttgttttcacaATAGTACCTGAAACCAAAGGGAAGTCTTTGGAGCAGATAGAGATGATGTTTCAAAATGAACATGAGAGTCAAGTAAAAGAAATGGAGCTAGGTGATGTTGAACAACTTGTGCAGAACAAAACTGGTATAACAAATTAG